The following are encoded together in the Drosophila takahashii strain IR98-3 E-12201 chromosome X, DtakHiC1v2, whole genome shotgun sequence genome:
- the Dredd gene encoding caspase-8 isoform X1 — protein MAGANLLTQLDAIHLDDLVYVERDLNFAQKVGLCFLLHGDDHSHATYILQKLLVMTRSEADFPPSDLLQQYAKSRPDAWRRHLVEALCIVGARQVLRRLGFRWQELRLHYLPHVAEVALHVHPLLKSLYRICEQLTLAQSGRLVLDVGEKVARQQAGDPLRFYDPTYLEIFLLDWLTRGSLRLGDINAAGSDVQLLIEHLKFNDLQEQAKLLIDTINSNAPEAAPPAPPLVAIKQETQLDSSASSVSSASSSRRGNALELSREKAGIVLIINQQRFHRNVSEDLKQYLPSKKLQNRAGTDVDKQRLTEVFSAMNYQVEARDNVDHLDMVQLVRSACDRSLLQDSLVVCILSHGFEEAVYGANSIALRIADIENVLCSYETLYNKPKLLIIQACQEEALREGEENKPFKIDVTTQSPSQHVNMVRAMSTVNGFSALRHTHSGSWFIQGLCDAIDQHSASEHIADILTIVTNEVSQKRGKNDESMVPKFNSSFRQHVYFPPRL, from the exons ATGGCCGGAGCGAATCTGCTGACCCAGCTGGACGCCATCCACCTGGACGACCTGGTCTACGTGGAGCGCGACCTGAACTTTGCCCAGAAG GTGGGCCTCTGCTTCCTGCTCCACGGGGACGACCACTCGCACGCCACCTACATCCTGCAGAAGCTGCTGGTGATGACGCGATCGGAAGCCGACTTCCCGCCCAGCGATCTCCTCCAGCAGTACGCCAAATCCCGGCCAGACGCCTGGCGGAGGCACCTCGTGGAGGCCCTGTGCATTGTGGGCGCCCGCCAGGTGCTGCGCCGCCTGGGCTTCCGCTGGCAGGAGCTGCGGCTGCACTACCTGCCCCACGTCGCCGAGGTGGCCCTGCATGTGCATCCGCTGCTGAAGAGTCTCTACAGGATCTGCGAGCAGCTGACGCTGGCGCAGAGCGGTCGCTTGGTCCTGGATGTGGGCGAGAAGGTGGCGCGTCAGCAGGCGGGCGATCCCCTGCGCTTCTACGATCCCACTTACCTGGAGATCTTCCTGCTGGACTGGCTCACCAGGGGATCCCTGCGGCTGGGCGACATCAATGCCGCCGGCAGCGATGTTCAGCTTCTGATTGAGCACCTCAAGTTCAATGATCTGCAGGAGCAGGCCAAGCTGCTTATAGACACCATCAACAGCAATGCCCCGGAGGcggctcctcctgctcctccactGGTGGCCATCAAGCAGGAGACGCAACTGGACAGCTCAGCCAGCTCAGTTAGCTCAGCCAGCTCCTCCCGGCGAGGGAATGCCCTCGAGCTGAGTCGCGAGAAGGCGGGCATCGTGCTGATCATCAACCAGCAAAGGTTCCACCGCAATGTCAGCGAGGATCTCAAG CAATACCTGCCGTCTAAGAAGTTGCAGAACCGCGCAGGAACGGATGTGGATAAGCAAAGACTGACCGAGGTCTTCTCCGCGATGAACTACCAGGTGGAGGCGCGCGATAATGTGGATCATTTGGACATGGTGCAGCTCGTGCGCAGTGCCTGCGACAGATCCCTGCTGCAGGACTCGCTGGTCGTGTGCATCCTGAGCCACGGCTTCGAGGAGGCCGTCTACGGGGCCAACAGCATCGCCCTGCGGATAGCGGACATCGAGAACGTGCTCTGCAGCTACGAGACGCTGTACAACAAGCCCAAGCTGCTCATCATCCAGGCCTGCCAGGAGGAGGCGCTCCGGGAGGGCGAGGAAAACAAGCCA TTCAAGATCGATGTGACCACCCAGTCGCCCAGTCAGCATGTCAACATGGTGCGCGCCATGTCCACGGTGAACGGATTCTCCGCCCTGCGGCACACGCACTCGGGCAGCTGGTTCATCCAGGGGCTCTGCGATGCCATCGATCAGCACTCCGCCAG CGAACACATTGCCGACATCCTGACCATCGTCACCAACGAGGTTTCCCAGAAGCGCGGCAAGAACGACGAGTCCATGGTGCCCAAGTTCAACAGCTCGTTTCGCCAGCACGTCTACTTTCCACCTCGCCTGTGA
- the Dredd gene encoding caspase-8 isoform X2 — protein sequence MTRSEADFPPSDLLQQYAKSRPDAWRRHLVEALCIVGARQVLRRLGFRWQELRLHYLPHVAEVALHVHPLLKSLYRICEQLTLAQSGRLVLDVGEKVARQQAGDPLRFYDPTYLEIFLLDWLTRGSLRLGDINAAGSDVQLLIEHLKFNDLQEQAKLLIDTINSNAPEAAPPAPPLVAIKQETQLDSSASSVSSASSSRRGNALELSREKAGIVLIINQQRFHRNVSEDLKQYLPSKKLQNRAGTDVDKQRLTEVFSAMNYQVEARDNVDHLDMVQLVRSACDRSLLQDSLVVCILSHGFEEAVYGANSIALRIADIENVLCSYETLYNKPKLLIIQACQEEALREGEENKPFKIDVTTQSPSQHVNMVRAMSTVNGFSALRHTHSGSWFIQGLCDAIDQHSASEHIADILTIVTNEVSQKRGKNDESMVPKFNSSFRQHVYFPPRL from the exons ATGACGCGATCGGAAGCCGACTTCCCGCCCAGCGATCTCCTCCAGCAGTACGCCAAATCCCGGCCAGACGCCTGGCGGAGGCACCTCGTGGAGGCCCTGTGCATTGTGGGCGCCCGCCAGGTGCTGCGCCGCCTGGGCTTCCGCTGGCAGGAGCTGCGGCTGCACTACCTGCCCCACGTCGCCGAGGTGGCCCTGCATGTGCATCCGCTGCTGAAGAGTCTCTACAGGATCTGCGAGCAGCTGACGCTGGCGCAGAGCGGTCGCTTGGTCCTGGATGTGGGCGAGAAGGTGGCGCGTCAGCAGGCGGGCGATCCCCTGCGCTTCTACGATCCCACTTACCTGGAGATCTTCCTGCTGGACTGGCTCACCAGGGGATCCCTGCGGCTGGGCGACATCAATGCCGCCGGCAGCGATGTTCAGCTTCTGATTGAGCACCTCAAGTTCAATGATCTGCAGGAGCAGGCCAAGCTGCTTATAGACACCATCAACAGCAATGCCCCGGAGGcggctcctcctgctcctccactGGTGGCCATCAAGCAGGAGACGCAACTGGACAGCTCAGCCAGCTCAGTTAGCTCAGCCAGCTCCTCCCGGCGAGGGAATGCCCTCGAGCTGAGTCGCGAGAAGGCGGGCATCGTGCTGATCATCAACCAGCAAAGGTTCCACCGCAATGTCAGCGAGGATCTCAAG CAATACCTGCCGTCTAAGAAGTTGCAGAACCGCGCAGGAACGGATGTGGATAAGCAAAGACTGACCGAGGTCTTCTCCGCGATGAACTACCAGGTGGAGGCGCGCGATAATGTGGATCATTTGGACATGGTGCAGCTCGTGCGCAGTGCCTGCGACAGATCCCTGCTGCAGGACTCGCTGGTCGTGTGCATCCTGAGCCACGGCTTCGAGGAGGCCGTCTACGGGGCCAACAGCATCGCCCTGCGGATAGCGGACATCGAGAACGTGCTCTGCAGCTACGAGACGCTGTACAACAAGCCCAAGCTGCTCATCATCCAGGCCTGCCAGGAGGAGGCGCTCCGGGAGGGCGAGGAAAACAAGCCA TTCAAGATCGATGTGACCACCCAGTCGCCCAGTCAGCATGTCAACATGGTGCGCGCCATGTCCACGGTGAACGGATTCTCCGCCCTGCGGCACACGCACTCGGGCAGCTGGTTCATCCAGGGGCTCTGCGATGCCATCGATCAGCACTCCGCCAG CGAACACATTGCCGACATCCTGACCATCGTCACCAACGAGGTTTCCCAGAAGCGCGGCAAGAACGACGAGTCCATGGTGCCCAAGTTCAACAGCTCGTTTCGCCAGCACGTCTACTTTCCACCTCGCCTGTGA